In the genome of Hyphobacterium sp. CCMP332, one region contains:
- a CDS encoding peptide deformylase, whose translation MIYPIVAYGDPVLKKRARDINKDELDVKELVADMYETMYQAKGVGLAGPQIGKNLRIFVIDGEPMEEDELMGFKQAFINPEIEDEFGDDWTFEEGCLSIPNIRENVDRPERLKIKYYDEDWNFHEEEYEGLKARIIQHEYDHIEGILFTDHLSGFKKRILKGKLNNISKGKVEVDYKMRFPAR comes from the coding sequence ATGATCTATCCGATTGTAGCATACGGAGACCCGGTACTAAAGAAAAGAGCAAGAGATATAAATAAAGATGAACTCGATGTAAAAGAGTTGGTGGCCGATATGTATGAAACGATGTATCAGGCCAAAGGTGTTGGATTGGCAGGGCCTCAAATTGGCAAAAACCTCAGAATTTTCGTGATCGATGGTGAGCCCATGGAAGAAGATGAATTAATGGGTTTTAAACAGGCTTTTATCAATCCTGAGATCGAAGATGAATTTGGCGATGACTGGACATTTGAGGAGGGCTGTTTGAGTATTCCCAATATTCGGGAAAATGTGGATCGCCCGGAAAGGCTCAAAATCAAATATTACGATGAAGACTGGAATTTTCATGAAGAAGAATACGAGGGATTAAAAGCCAGAATCATACAACATGAATACGATCATATTGAGGGCATACTTTTTACAGATCATTTAAGTGGTTTCAAAAAAAGAATCCTGAAAGGAAAATTAAATAATATCTCAAAAGGGAAAGTTGAGGTTGATTATAAAATGCGCTTCCCGGCCCGATAA
- a CDS encoding aminotransferase class I/II-fold pyridoxal phosphate-dependent enzyme yields the protein MNYPNKLPDVGTTIFAIMSKMAQDNDAINLSQGFPDFQTSERLINLVHKHMLNGANQYAAMPGHIKLRERISEKTESLYGVYYNPESEVTVTSGATEALFVAISAVTEPGDEIIIFEPAYDSYKPVIDLNGGICIPVRLEAPEFKIDWNKVEEKISNKTKAVIFNTPHNPTGSIWSDMDLQRLAEIAEAHNLWVISDEVYEHIIFDDEVHQSAMLIESLKERSFIISSFGKTYHNTGWKVGYCVAPEALSKSFRKIHQFVCFSTHTPSQLAFADFLQFKNEYLDLPRFYQRRRNKFLELIKDSKFEFSASKGTYFQLLSYGHMDERDDKTYAEYLTKEYKIASIPISVFYSDGYDPKMLRFCFAKSDETLVKAANILCRI from the coding sequence ATGAATTATCCAAACAAATTACCGGATGTAGGAACAACCATTTTCGCAATAATGTCGAAAATGGCACAGGACAATGATGCCATCAATCTTTCCCAGGGTTTTCCGGATTTTCAAACCTCCGAACGCCTGATCAATCTTGTTCACAAACACATGTTGAACGGAGCCAATCAATACGCAGCAATGCCGGGACATATTAAACTGAGAGAGAGAATTTCCGAAAAAACCGAATCGCTTTACGGTGTGTATTACAATCCGGAATCAGAAGTTACAGTTACTTCGGGTGCTACTGAAGCATTATTTGTTGCCATTTCTGCAGTTACTGAACCAGGAGATGAAATAATAATTTTTGAACCCGCCTATGACAGCTACAAACCAGTCATTGATTTAAATGGAGGCATTTGTATACCGGTAAGGCTCGAAGCGCCTGAGTTTAAAATAGACTGGAACAAGGTTGAGGAAAAGATTTCAAATAAGACCAAGGCGGTTATATTTAATACCCCTCATAATCCAACAGGAAGTATTTGGTCCGATATGGACTTGCAGCGTCTTGCTGAAATAGCCGAGGCCCATAATCTATGGGTGATTTCCGATGAGGTTTACGAACATATAATATTTGATGACGAAGTACATCAATCGGCCATGTTGATTGAGAGTTTAAAAGAGCGATCATTTATTATTTCTTCATTTGGAAAAACCTATCACAATACCGGCTGGAAAGTGGGTTATTGTGTGGCACCGGAAGCATTGAGTAAGTCCTTTAGAAAGATCCATCAATTTGTTTGTTTCTCAACTCATACGCCCAGCCAATTGGCATTTGCCGATTTTTTGCAATTCAAAAACGAATACCTCGACTTACCGCGTTTTTACCAAAGGAGGAGAAATAAATTTTTAGAATTGATCAAAGACTCAAAATTTGAGTTTTCAGCTTCAAAAGGAACCTATTTTCAATTGCTCTCCTATGGCCACATGGATGAACGCGATGATAAAACCTATGCCGAATACCTAACCAAAGAATATAAGATAGCCTCCATTCCAATTTCAGTTTTCTATTCGGACGGTTACGATCCTAAAATGCTTAGATTCTGTTTTGCGAAAAGCGATGAAACCCTGGTCAAAGCCGCAAATATTTTATGCAGAATTTAA
- a CDS encoding T9SS type A sorting domain-containing protein — protein MKNLILVFFYLFSVLNAIAQFQGYKFKFSNDPLVIENSDTLDFPWAGGLNAPQFNTLDINADGMEDLALYDQSSGRMVVFLAKGQGYEFNLEYSETFPYGFNGIYGWVFLRDANCDGRKDLYTKTPAGAQIYRNLNGPVNYPIWATFDPIIQYDTSINIPISEADIPAFEDVDNDGDIDLVTFEFSSGGTIDYFRNLSQEWVGNCGISEFERVTRCWGRIYECQTCGKYDINLAANCYINGNPANLYCQPRMARHAGSTMLAIDMDGDSDKDLLLGDIGCSEVTYLENVGSNTFAQFDSAELGYPFNTTPINFFVFPAMFYEDVDQDGIKDLLVTPNTTDNPAGAIDLANSVHFYKNIGSTATPSFTYIQDNFLQDNMIDVGNYSSPALVDYDADGDLDLFIGNRGRSINGIQKGRLYYYENTGDPNVPEFTLIDDDFLGLFNRNVENIRPFFHDLTGNGVLDIGLLLGENGGLDYELYMAANTSVAGSPMSFSTDSIRIYSDSLPRLFPGDFPKFYDYDNDGNDDLFIGISNFSYMKYYQNTGTIQNPSFSEQNSDVGFIGSPLGNTQPSFEFLDFDGNGDIDMLYGDIRGRLRVYPNFINEISSGDTIDFRSNVIVNDTLSPGTPIDQKLNEFLKLTTGDLNNDGKVDIVLGTKTGGLHYFINESTPINGLGSLYAKRKSLKVFPVPSSDIVNISSEISGELEVFDLMGRSYLKSRVESNEDYKIDLSVYKSGIYFLKLKGDKGEIYSGKMIKN, from the coding sequence ACCTATTCAGCGTTTTAAATGCAATTGCTCAATTTCAGGGCTATAAATTTAAATTTTCTAATGATCCCTTAGTAATCGAGAACAGCGATACACTGGATTTTCCATGGGCAGGTGGATTAAACGCACCCCAATTTAATACACTGGACATCAATGCTGATGGCATGGAGGATCTCGCCCTTTACGATCAGAGTTCAGGAAGGATGGTGGTATTTTTGGCAAAGGGACAAGGCTATGAATTTAATCTTGAGTATTCCGAGACCTTCCCTTATGGTTTTAATGGGATTTACGGATGGGTATTTTTAAGAGACGCCAACTGTGACGGAAGAAAGGACCTCTACACCAAAACACCGGCAGGAGCACAGATTTACCGAAATTTAAATGGCCCGGTTAATTATCCGATTTGGGCTACATTTGATCCTATTATTCAATACGATACCAGTATAAATATACCCATAAGCGAAGCTGATATACCGGCTTTTGAAGATGTGGATAATGACGGAGATATTGATCTGGTGACATTTGAATTCAGCAGTGGTGGAACCATAGATTATTTTCGGAATTTATCGCAGGAATGGGTAGGAAATTGTGGAATTTCTGAATTTGAACGTGTAACAAGATGCTGGGGTAGAATTTACGAATGCCAAACCTGTGGCAAATACGATATCAATCTTGCTGCGAATTGTTATATCAATGGCAATCCCGCCAATTTGTATTGTCAGCCAAGAATGGCAAGGCATGCGGGTTCTACCATGCTGGCTATTGATATGGACGGTGATTCGGATAAGGACTTATTACTTGGTGATATCGGATGTAGCGAGGTGACTTATCTTGAAAATGTAGGCTCAAATACTTTCGCACAATTTGATTCAGCGGAATTAGGCTATCCTTTTAATACAACTCCGATTAATTTCTTTGTTTTTCCTGCTATGTTTTATGAAGATGTTGACCAGGATGGTATTAAGGATTTGCTGGTAACACCAAATACCACGGATAACCCTGCAGGAGCCATTGATCTGGCAAATTCAGTTCATTTTTATAAGAATATTGGAAGCACAGCGACACCCAGTTTTACATATATTCAGGATAACTTTCTTCAGGATAATATGATTGATGTTGGGAATTATTCAAGTCCCGCATTGGTGGATTACGATGCAGATGGAGATTTGGACCTCTTTATTGGAAATAGGGGTAGATCAATTAACGGGATACAAAAAGGACGTCTTTATTATTATGAAAACACGGGTGATCCGAATGTTCCTGAATTTACACTCATCGATGATGATTTTCTGGGATTGTTTAACAGAAATGTTGAAAATATAAGACCATTTTTCCACGATTTAACTGGCAATGGCGTTTTGGACATCGGTCTTTTGTTGGGAGAAAATGGCGGTTTAGATTATGAATTGTACATGGCAGCAAATACATCTGTGGCAGGCAGCCCAATGAGTTTTAGCACCGATAGTATTCGAATTTATTCTGACAGTCTTCCTCGTTTATTTCCCGGGGATTTTCCAAAGTTTTACGATTATGATAACGATGGAAACGATGATCTATTTATAGGCATCAGCAATTTTTCATACATGAAATATTATCAAAATACAGGAACCATTCAGAATCCGTCATTTTCTGAACAAAATTCAGATGTAGGCTTTATTGGTAGTCCTCTGGGTAATACTCAGCCGAGTTTTGAATTTCTGGATTTTGACGGCAATGGAGATATTGATATGCTTTATGGCGATATACGCGGAAGGCTAAGAGTTTATCCGAATTTTATCAACGAAATCAGTTCCGGAGACACTATCGATTTCAGATCAAATGTGATTGTTAATGATACTTTAAGTCCGGGAACGCCAATTGATCAAAAACTGAATGAATTTTTAAAATTAACAACGGGCGATTTAAATAATGATGGGAAAGTGGATATAGTGCTTGGTACAAAAACCGGCGGTTTGCATTATTTTATTAATGAGTCCACCCCTATTAACGGACTTGGTTCTCTTTATGCAAAAAGAAAATCGCTTAAAGTATTTCCGGTTCCATCTTCAGATATTGTCAATATAAGTTCTGAAATATCAGGAGAATTAGAGGTCTTCGATCTGATGGGCAGATCTTATTTAAAAAGTCGAGTAGAGTCCAATGAAGATTATAAAATTGATCTATCTGTTTATAAATCAGGTATTTATTTTCTAAAATTAAAAGGAGATAAAGGAGAAATATATTCAGGAAAAATGATAAAGAATTAA
- a CDS encoding amidohydrolase, with protein MQNLNISLIQTHLHWEDPIANLAHLEEKIWQIDIETDLIVLPEMFSTGFSMDTKKLAEPMNLHSFKWMQKMAAQKKCVITGSLIIKENGHNYNRLIWMRPDGTFAQYDKRHLFTFASESDYYSPGNEKLMTELKGWKILPLICYDLRFPVWSRNLKSNPYDLLIYVANWPETRISAWNALLKARALENASYSIGLNRIGKDGQGLNYSGNSAAYDFLGSALLELNNEDGIFNIELSQDKLIAYRKKFPLLEDQDQFKIL; from the coding sequence ATGCAGAATTTAAATATTTCACTCATTCAAACTCATCTTCACTGGGAAGATCCTATAGCCAATTTAGCGCATTTGGAAGAAAAAATATGGCAAATAGACATAGAGACAGACCTGATAGTATTGCCCGAGATGTTCAGTACCGGCTTTTCCATGGATACTAAAAAACTAGCCGAACCCATGAATTTGCACAGCTTCAAATGGATGCAAAAAATGGCTGCTCAAAAGAAATGCGTAATAACAGGAAGCCTGATTATAAAAGAGAATGGGCATAATTACAATCGCTTGATCTGGATGCGTCCCGATGGCACTTTTGCGCAATATGACAAAAGACATCTTTTCACCTTTGCCTCCGAAAGTGACTATTATAGTCCAGGCAATGAAAAATTGATGACAGAATTGAAGGGCTGGAAAATTTTGCCGCTGATTTGTTATGATCTAAGGTTTCCGGTCTGGAGCCGAAATCTAAAATCCAATCCCTATGACCTTTTAATTTATGTTGCCAACTGGCCTGAAACCAGAATATCTGCCTGGAATGCTTTGCTCAAAGCAAGGGCTTTGGAAAATGCTTCCTATTCAATAGGTCTCAATAGAATTGGCAAGGACGGTCAAGGGCTTAATTATTCCGGTAATTCTGCTGCTTATGACTTTTTGGGGAGCGCGCTTCTGGAATTGAATAATGAAGATGGCATATTTAATATTGAATTATCCCAAGATAAATTAATTGCCTACCGGAAAAAGTTTCCTCTGTTAGAGGATCAGGATCAATTTAAAATCCTTTAA
- a CDS encoding hemerythrin domain-containing protein, translated as MFQSKHFLYEILEKEPLMGSFLYDRGIFYSRYSDLTVKDVCSLHNIDSNLLLSDMADWYSLRDQPSVSDLKTIPVDLLIAYLQSMHQRFLWRRLPYIQDLIENLDPLEFNCSDIIKDLKFIFPIFVDDFIHHIHEEEDQLFRTVLEMYAIAKRGKNPGKMFMLTNQKPIHEMAALHHDDDDEMEGIRNLTSNYQLPENSELNLRVIFAELQEFEEELSRHACIENEILFPKAIALQKEVQKKILSTSFLN; from the coding sequence TTGTTTCAAAGCAAGCATTTTTTATACGAAATTCTTGAAAAAGAGCCTTTAATGGGGTCATTTCTTTATGATCGGGGAATTTTTTATTCCAGGTACTCCGATCTGACCGTTAAAGATGTTTGTTCTTTGCACAATATCGATTCAAATTTATTGCTATCGGATATGGCCGACTGGTATTCGCTGAGAGACCAACCCTCTGTATCAGATCTTAAAACTATTCCTGTAGATCTTTTAATCGCCTATTTACAAAGCATGCATCAGCGTTTTCTCTGGCGTCGCTTGCCATACATTCAGGACTTGATTGAAAATCTGGATCCACTTGAGTTCAATTGTTCAGATATCATCAAAGATCTCAAGTTCATTTTTCCAATATTCGTCGATGATTTTATTCATCACATCCACGAAGAGGAAGATCAGCTTTTCAGAACCGTACTGGAAATGTATGCCATCGCAAAAAGGGGAAAAAATCCGGGAAAAATGTTCATGTTGACAAATCAAAAGCCAATTCACGAAATGGCAGCTTTGCATCATGACGATGATGATGAAATGGAAGGCATTCGAAACCTGACTTCCAATTACCAATTGCCCGAAAATTCGGAATTGAATTTGCGTGTCATTTTTGCTGAATTGCAGGAATTTGAAGAGGAATTGTCAAGACATGCCTGTATAGAAAATGAAATCCTTTTTCCCAAAGCCATAGCGCTTCAAAAGGAGGTACAGAAAAAAATATTAAGTACGAGTTTTCTCAACTGA
- a CDS encoding co-chaperone GroES yields MELTPDNKLKKLIVVGDRVLIKPKQISDKTKSGLYLPPGVQEKEKIQSGYIIKVGPGFPIPNPGDDSDESWKGMEEKVKYLPLQAKEGDLAIFLQKNAFEVQYEGEKYFIVPQHSILLLERDDDLFD; encoded by the coding sequence ATGGAGCTCACACCTGATAATAAACTAAAGAAACTAATCGTAGTTGGCGATCGCGTATTGATCAAACCAAAGCAGATTTCCGATAAAACCAAAAGTGGATTATACCTACCCCCGGGAGTACAGGAAAAAGAAAAAATACAATCCGGATATATTATTAAGGTTGGACCTGGTTTTCCAATACCAAATCCCGGCGATGATTCAGATGAGTCATGGAAAGGAATGGAGGAAAAAGTGAAGTATTTACCATTACAAGCAAAAGAAGGCGATTTGGCTATTTTTCTTCAGAAGAATGCCTTTGAAGTACAGTATGAAGGAGAGAAATACTTTATCGTTCCTCAACATTCCATTCTTCTTTTGGAAAGAGATGATGATCTTTTTGATTGA
- the rmuC gene encoding DNA recombination protein RmuC produces MELIYLVTGVLLGVAIGWFMAKNKGGSGDLNTYKAQSEERQIQITELKTKLEKEESENELLQKDLATVEANFRNLEEKLRSQKDELEELQKKFSIEFQNLANKIFEEKSQKFTEQNKSNLGEILNPLKERIEKFEEKVEKTGKESQLSNTALKEQILQLKELNKQMSKEAESLTKALKGDSKAQGNWGEMQLEAILEKVGLEKDVHYEKEKNLKSEDGSNQRLDYIIKLPDDKYLILDSKVSLTAYSNYFESEDEIEKEKHLKNHLNSIYAHIKLLSEKQYQNLYDINQPDYVMMFVANEPALTMALREDHDLYEKALEKNIVLVSTTTLMATLRTISYIWKQDLQNKNAMEIARQAGNMYDKFVGFVEDLKTVGTNMDRAKNSYEEAMKKLYDGKGNLVKRAEDLKNLGAKATKQLDARIVDRISEES; encoded by the coding sequence CTGGAATTGATTTACCTTGTCACCGGTGTTTTGCTAGGTGTAGCCATAGGCTGGTTTATGGCCAAAAATAAAGGCGGTTCAGGCGATTTAAATACTTATAAAGCCCAATCGGAAGAACGTCAGATTCAAATTACCGAACTCAAGACCAAGCTGGAAAAAGAAGAATCGGAAAATGAGCTTTTGCAAAAAGACCTAGCAACCGTAGAGGCCAACTTCAGAAACTTAGAAGAAAAACTTCGCTCACAGAAAGACGAACTGGAAGAATTGCAAAAGAAATTTAGCATAGAATTTCAAAATCTGGCCAATAAAATATTTGAAGAAAAGAGTCAGAAATTTACTGAGCAGAATAAAAGTAATCTTGGTGAAATACTAAACCCTCTAAAAGAGAGAATCGAAAAATTCGAGGAAAAAGTAGAAAAAACCGGAAAGGAAAGTCAATTATCAAATACAGCTTTAAAGGAACAAATTCTCCAGCTTAAAGAACTCAATAAACAAATGAGCAAGGAAGCTGAAAGTTTAACCAAAGCCTTAAAAGGCGACAGCAAGGCTCAGGGGAATTGGGGCGAAATGCAATTGGAAGCCATTCTTGAAAAAGTAGGACTGGAAAAAGATGTGCATTACGAAAAAGAGAAAAATCTAAAATCAGAAGATGGTTCTAACCAAAGACTTGATTACATCATCAAGTTGCCGGATGATAAATATCTAATTCTTGATTCCAAGGTTTCACTAACCGCCTATTCCAATTATTTCGAATCCGAGGATGAAATTGAAAAAGAGAAACACCTAAAAAACCACTTGAACAGCATTTATGCGCATATTAAGCTTTTGAGTGAAAAGCAATACCAGAACCTTTACGATATCAATCAACCCGATTATGTCATGATGTTTGTGGCCAATGAACCCGCGCTGACAATGGCATTGCGCGAGGATCATGATCTCTATGAGAAAGCACTTGAGAAAAATATTGTTCTGGTTTCTACCACTACATTGATGGCCACATTAAGAACAATATCCTATATCTGGAAACAGGATCTTCAGAATAAAAATGCTATGGAGATTGCCAGACAGGCTGGAAACATGTACGATAAATTCGTAGGTTTTGTTGAAGACCTCAAAACGGTAGGTACGAATATGGATCGAGCTAAAAACTCCTACGAAGAAGCCATGAAAAAGCTCTACGATGGCAAGGGCAATCTTGTGAAACGTGCAGAAGACCTCAAAAACCTCGGTGCAAAAGCCACCAAGCAATTGGATGCCAGAATTGTAGACAGAATAAGCGAAGAATCCTAA
- the ruvX gene encoding Holliday junction resolvase RuvX, which translates to MGRILAFDYGTKRVGIATTDPLKIICTPLETIHSKDIIDYIKNYLTKEDVEAFVIGMPVNLDGNETNNTQHVRGFVNTLKKTFPAMPLHLEDERYTSKMALDAMIAGGTSKAYRKKKENIDKTSAVIILQSYLEKNTL; encoded by the coding sequence ATGGGAAGGATTCTGGCCTTCGATTATGGAACCAAAAGAGTGGGAATTGCCACAACGGATCCACTAAAAATTATATGTACTCCCTTAGAAACCATCCATTCAAAAGACATTATCGACTATATTAAAAACTATTTAACAAAAGAGGATGTTGAAGCCTTTGTAATTGGTATGCCTGTAAATTTGGACGGCAACGAAACAAATAATACCCAGCATGTTCGGGGCTTTGTAAATACCTTAAAAAAAACATTTCCGGCTATGCCATTGCACCTTGAAGATGAGAGATACACCTCCAAAATGGCATTGGATGCAATGATAGCCGGTGGAACGAGCAAAGCTTATCGAAAAAAGAAAGAAAATATTGATAAAACCTCAGCTGTTATAATTTTACAATCATATCTCGAAAAAAATACATTATGA
- a CDS encoding S41 family peptidase — translation MLRNLKVLIIVIGFLVLGFAIGAYIPNNESAKGLNTGFSKFREVLTYIEKDYVDTVDLDELTDFAIQKMLEKLDPHSIYIPPKEVEMAQSQLRGNFEGIGIEFNILRDTLYVVTPLSGGPSEKVGIRAGDKIIKVDGEDFAGIGLKNSDVYEALRGDKGTKVQLSVLRPRKKKLLEFTVVRDKIPTFSVDVAYMLDDKIGYIKLNRFSATSYDEFKEGLDKLKNEGMKNLILDLRDNPGGYLDKAVKITDEFLKGEKLIVYTKSKNGRYDDQLKSNRKGDFEKGALIVLINEGSASASEIVSGALQDHDRALIVGRRSFGKGLVQQPIPLSNKGELRLTVSRYYIPSGRSIQKTYENGVKDYHEDFRRRVEHGELFHEDSIKFADSLVYKTSSGRKVYGGGGIMPDVFVPRDTSNWTDLLGDLYSTNVIREFSYDWVEEKRSELEAMGLEKYISEFKIDDAILGELMITASKAGIEFDPNDILDSKESLQIQLKALIARNIWGSDGFFPIYQQEDEILQAALDNMDVAVGFARTKK, via the coding sequence ATGCTAAGAAATCTCAAAGTACTCATCATTGTTATCGGTTTTCTCGTTTTGGGATTCGCCATAGGGGCATATATCCCCAACAATGAATCTGCAAAAGGCTTAAATACAGGTTTTTCAAAATTCAGGGAAGTTTTGACCTACATCGAAAAAGACTATGTAGATACCGTTGACCTTGACGAACTCACGGACTTTGCCATTCAAAAAATGCTTGAAAAACTTGACCCGCATTCCATATACATTCCACCTAAGGAAGTGGAAATGGCTCAATCTCAATTGAGGGGAAATTTTGAAGGAATAGGTATAGAGTTCAATATTTTACGCGATACCCTTTATGTGGTTACACCGCTTAGTGGCGGGCCTTCTGAAAAGGTCGGAATCAGGGCCGGCGATAAAATAATAAAAGTAGACGGTGAAGATTTTGCGGGGATCGGATTGAAGAATTCGGATGTTTATGAAGCATTGAGGGGAGATAAAGGCACAAAAGTTCAGCTTTCTGTTTTAAGGCCACGAAAAAAGAAATTATTGGAGTTTACAGTTGTGAGAGATAAAATTCCGACCTTCTCGGTGGATGTTGCCTACATGCTCGATGATAAAATTGGCTATATCAAACTCAATCGCTTTTCTGCCACATCTTACGATGAATTCAAAGAAGGCCTCGATAAATTAAAAAATGAGGGCATGAAAAACCTGATCCTGGATTTAAGAGATAATCCCGGTGGATATCTGGATAAAGCAGTTAAAATAACGGATGAGTTTCTTAAAGGTGAAAAACTGATTGTTTATACCAAATCTAAAAATGGACGCTATGACGACCAACTTAAATCTAATCGCAAAGGCGATTTTGAAAAAGGAGCACTGATAGTTTTAATAAACGAAGGCAGCGCCTCTGCCTCAGAAATTGTTTCGGGAGCTCTGCAAGATCATGACCGCGCCTTAATTGTTGGAAGAAGATCTTTTGGCAAAGGATTGGTCCAGCAACCGATCCCGCTTAGTAATAAGGGTGAACTGAGGCTAACCGTTTCTAGGTATTATATTCCAAGTGGAAGAAGCATTCAGAAAACCTATGAGAATGGTGTAAAAGATTATCACGAAGATTTTCGCCGCCGTGTAGAACATGGTGAGTTGTTTCACGAAGACAGTATAAAATTTGCGGACAGCCTGGTTTACAAAACAAGTTCGGGAAGAAAAGTTTACGGAGGTGGGGGTATTATGCCGGATGTATTTGTTCCGAGAGATACCAGCAATTGGACAGATTTGCTTGGAGATCTTTATTCGACAAATGTTATTCGCGAGTTTTCGTACGATTGGGTTGAAGAAAAAAGAAGCGAACTCGAAGCCATGGGTCTGGAAAAGTATATTTCTGAATTTAAAATAGATGATGCCATTCTGGGCGAATTAATGATAACCGCAAGTAAAGCGGGAATTGAATTCGATCCCAATGATATTCTGGATTCTAAAGAATCACTACAGATTCAATTAAAGGCGCTAATTGCCAGGAATATTTGGGGCTCTGACGGATTCTTCCCAATTTACCAACAGGAAGATGAAATATTGCAGGCGGCGCTCGACAATATGGACGTAGCAGTCGGTTTTGCCAGAACAAAAAAATAA